A region of the Culex quinquefasciatus strain JHB chromosome 1, VPISU_Cqui_1.0_pri_paternal, whole genome shotgun sequence genome:
tttgaagatttgaagatttgaagatttgatgatttgaagatttgaagatttgaagatttgaagatttgaagatttgaagatttgaagatttgaagatttaaagatttgaagatttgaagatttgaagatttaaagatttgaagatttgaagatttgaagatttgaagatttgaagatttgaagatttgaagatttgaagatttgatgatttgaagatttaaagatttgaagatttgaagatttgaagatttgaagatttaaagatttgaagatttgaagatttgaagatttgaagatttgaagatttgaagatttgaagatttgaagatttgaagatttgaagatttgaagatttgaagatttgaagatttgaagatttgatgatttgaagatttaaagatttgaagatttgaagatttgaagatttgaagatttaaagatttgaagatttgaagatttgaagatttgaagatttgaagatttgaagatttggcatcatccataaagtacctCATGTTGTCTAAGGGGGAGGGAGGGTTATCACAAGCGTGACAAATTGTGACAAGGGAGGGAGGGGAGTATTTAGaacgtgacgtcacgctagactataCCTTGAAAACTGAAAATACAGTCTAATAATATATCTAAAATAAGTTcaatgtttgataaactttactcataaatcaaacacgatACAAGGCTTTAAGAAACAGAGTGTTTGAGGATGGatttaatattttcattaaaaaaaaattgtgatttttatcactacaacttttaacaaaataaaaatgcatccTTAAAcctgtaaaaattgaaaacatactCGATTGAACaccgaattttaaaaaaaatatatcatattTATAAATCATGTAATAATTATCCAATGAATCAAGATGGTGTTGCGGGGGTCTGACAAAATGTGACGTATTTTTCGAGAGGGGTTGGcaccagcgtgacaaagtgttaCATAGGGAggaggggggttaattttggcagattttagcgtgacatactttatggatgacgcctttgtAGATTTGATGAttcaaagattttaaatttgcaaattcaaaaagtttaattgatttaaatttgaaatttgttattatttatccTCGTAAAAATTAACTCgtcgttttgtgaaaataaccACAAAAAACATTTCCGGGAAATGGTCCATTCTGGAAAATTGAATTCTTATTAATCGTGAAATCTAGGGATGGGCTATTCCAGAAAAAGAAATCCTGAGGATTTAAATTCTGGGAAATGGATTGCTGGAAACCAATGAAACTGTCTGTACGGTACCAATTGAATTGTTTTAAGTTTCAATAAATCatttcaaagttattttaaaaatcgttggataattaaaaaaaaaacttcagtgagtgattattttggaaaatctgtTCACCCTATCCAAATTTATGAACACTTACATGGATTTTCTTTAGATTCAATGAAAAGATAAATTCCAGCAAATTTCGTCCAGATACTCAATGCGACTTGTCACATCAAGTCTatcgaccattttggtcgatttaaaTTTCGTAAGTCACGGAAGTGCATCGTTTGTGAGGGCTCTTTGTGATGAGTCCGATAAACGCGACTTTCGAAAGGTGCGACAAAATTAGAGCCGGTCAGCTTCATTAAAATATGACGTATTCATAATAAATGGAAATTATTCCAGATTCCAAATCCAACAAATCTTAATCAAACATACCGAGTTTACTCTACCATCTATTTGAATCCTCTCTATTAAACAAAGTAAATCCCAAAGCCATATTGCTTTTCGAAAAATGCTCCGACTTACTGCCATGGCATCGAAAAATCCAACCCAACTCTTTCCATACGGCTCGATACGGACCCGAGATTACACTTTAATAGCAAATAATTGATGAACCTGGGCCCCACTTTTTTTCTAATCCATTtcattttttctctctctctctctctctcgttctcTTTCCAGAGTTGAGTGCACACTGCAGATTCCAGTAAATCCTTGGTAACCGGTAAGGGCCTGCAAAAAAACCCCTCGATTCAACCTAAAAGCTAGAAGCTGAGGACTCAAAACCAAAACCCGGACCCTCCCGTTATTAAATGCATAAATTTGGTCCTGTTCGATCGGCACCGTACACACGTACACACGTGCTGCACACATACTCAGCGTCGAGAGTGTGTTGGTGGTCCGTATTTAGGATCCTGCAGTGCAGTTCCGAGTGTTGAGGGTAGGCAGTGAAAGTGCCTCAACCCCCTGAAAAGTGATCCCTCGACAGTTCCTGGTCAGCTTGGGTGTGGCTATGTGTGTGTGAAACTGTGCCGTTGTCAGTGGTGTGCTACCGGTGTATCCGACGACGTTCCGGATCCAATCAATACCCGGCGATGTGTTCCAGAAGCTGCTCGCACAGCAGTAAAGCTCTGATAGTTGGTGCTCTGTTTTTAATAATTGTCgaaataaatcaaacaaattgcAACTCGATTCTGCCGGCAAAGCCGGTGCCGGCCAGtggcagcagtgttgccagcctcAAGTTACACATTGACAAcgatagcagcagcagcagcggtagTAGTAGTCGGAGTGATGAAGATTCTCCGGTAACCAGTTCTTCGACGCCACCGGTGGTGGTAACACTGCCGGGGTCAACAACGGTGGCCCCCGGGACTTGTGTTGGGGCCGATCTCGGTGGCCAGATCCCACTGGAACGATTGCCCTCCAACACGTTGCTCAAGTATACGGCCTACAAGGACGTCTCGATACTACACTTCCGTATACCGACCGACACCCGTACGGCCTTCTTTAGCTTTAAGGCGTACGAGGAATCGAAAAGTGCCTTTCGTAAGTatattttttgtgactttttaaaCTGATTGAACATTCCTCAAGTACCATGCTTCTCCTCcaaaatcttaattttcaaaGGAGACGCCTGGTACTTCTCTACTCCATGCACTTTTGTACTCCTTTTGTTGAATTCTCAATTTTGATTGATAGAATGTTTAAACAAATGCaatcccaaatcccaaaatCACACTTCTAAGAGCAtaacaaaatagtagtttatgcaacaagttgcaaaaagaggattttttcagcacgagtcgttcatttatccaacgaggttcaccgagttggataaatacgaagagtgctgaaaaatcaagttttgctacgagttccatacaacattttttgcaattccaaaaaacacacactgagtgaaattctatgtcaaattttcatgtattttgtcaataaatcgtttaaatcaaaaaaaatttgaaaagtgttacttttcgaaacaagtgctgaaaagttcaacttttcagcacccatttgagtgctgaaaagtagaacttttcagcatttattttgaaaagtgttgctattcgattctgttacacagaaaaaaaaaatcgggtaaatttacatcatttatgatgtaccaaaagtgcacgtcattaatgatgcaaatttacatcaaattcattggaaatttacatgccATCCGATTTAAACGTGCGGTACAAAAAGGGATttgaaaacatgtaattttccgatgaaatcgatgtaaatttaccaaagcaaaaaaaaattttcctcGTTGAATTTAGAATCCGATGtaaatttcataatatttggTTTTATGCGGTACTGCGGGCAGCATAcacattcaaatattttgaaatgtatatCGAACTCTAAATTCAACGAGGTGAAGAATCTTTGGCTAAAAATGACAATTCATATTCATAATTCCAAGAATGAGTATTCACGATTTGTTTTCCCATCGTCATCTGTTGACCCTTGATCGAGTTGATCGAATTATTCCATCGGCTAGCCGGTGAACAGATCCAGTCCGATGAGGTCCTCGCTTAGACAGCTTTCCTCCTGGTAGCGCACGACGGTGACCTCTGCATTAAAACCGCAGCCGTTCCTGAAACCAGTTTCCGTCGTTGATCTAGTCCGTCACGGGTGTCGTCTTAATTTGGGTGAAGTGGTAAACTTGTTTTCGGCGCTTGTCCGAGGGAAGATTTGTCCATTTGGTCAAACGAGTTGAGGGCGATTTCACCGCTAGATGATCCATGTTGGGACGCATAATAGACCCCAGAATATCAGGTCAATGCACTTTTGTGTAATGACGACGAAAGTTGTGCGCGAATTACTTACGTTTCCCTGGCTGTTCGAAGGACAGGTCCACCAGCCTCAGCAATTCTCCCGTAAGCAGCACTGCCTTGGTCGATCCGTGGCCGGTCTTATTTTGGTGGCACAATTGTAAACATtctaaaacgaaaaataaattaaaaaacagCTCATCCAAATCCAACCGTAATTTACCTTATCGTGCACCAGCAAAACTAGTGAAGCTTTAATGGCACTATTTAAACTCCTACGCCAGGTTCTGGAGGCAACGGAATTTGTGCGGTTGCCGTTCATCAGACAGATGACGATCTCGATGAGGTACCCGTCGATGTCGATGCGGCACTTGCCGGGCAAACCTCCTGCTTTCCGCTCCCGGGCTGAGTCCGGCACACAGCAACACCTTGTCAGTATGTCGATCATTCCCAGCACCATGGTGATGGACAAGATTGCCACGTTCATGTTCGGGAACTGAAAAtgggaaaacaaaattatttaataggtttttttccaaatgatttaaaatttcgcaaTCACCCACCTTACTTTTTGAGGTGTTTTCGTGGCCGCAAAATTAAACTTCTGACGTTTTGGCTGTCGGTGATCTGGTATACTGTTATACACATAGGAGCAGCTGTCAGAGAAGTCTGTACCATGGAAAATTTACAGACAAATGCTACAGACTCTTCATCCCGAACATGTAATAGGGCTCTAAAGCCATTTTTTCAAGAACGGGTATTGCGGCGTTTTTTTTTCCCTCAACGACTACGGTAGACGATTGACCCATTtcatttcttgagttttttttttttgaaaaggtccaataagctattgtcttccatatgtgtataggacctattaaaaaaaatctggattttgaaatcgcgatttttttctgtatggtAAGGGTTAAAACAATTTACAGGCCCTgaaagatttttgataaaataaactttatttgatattttcccATGGTTGCCTCAAAACCCAATTAAAATTAAgttgttttatttataaatctcATATTTTAAACCTTCTTATTATTGGGCAATACGGAAACTTAAATTGTAAATCAAACATTGCTCAAATATGTAGTTTAGAGTATCTCAAAGTTTATTCATAAGAACTTTGATAGAAATGTACGTAAATCTAccgattttcagaaaattttcaaaatttcaaaattgaaaaaaaaatgccctATAACCTCTATGAAATACTTTGATTCACACCGCAAAATGTAAGGAAAGATCTcatctttcatggtgccaaatatgaGACTTGTCGATTTTTTGTATCTTAATGTTTCTGGACAAACACACCGTGTATAAGATAATTCTAAGGCCTCTGCAAATTAATTTCAAGTTTTGGTCCCCCAATCCCctcaaaatttactcaaaaaatcGAGCgacaaacaaaattatttccatgttgttgatcaaaaaaactttataaatcGATTGTAGACTCACGTTTATTTATggctttcgaaatatttttataaattatgaattttggGAACACATATCGGAAAAGACGTGAACCaaaagtattaaattattttcacaAATACATTGAtatcaactcaatcggaattctgaaacggaattaaaTTCGAATCGTTAACGAATTCCGTTTCAACCGCAACAACCGGTGCGTAGATGGAACCGGTTGTTTAGTTTGAAACGTATTTCGTAAACGATTCTAATTGTTTCAGTCGTTTCAGAATTCTGATTGAGTTGActagacaaaaagtttaaataatatttgtaccagctttACTAAAAGTTGTAACCTCGGTTGTAACGTTCTATTAAAATATATCTGTTAACAAAATCGCGCGAaacgtttgaatcaaaactgtTATACTGAAGGAAACCCGACTGGAGTGGGTCAACTATAGTCTTCTCATCAAACGTGCACGCCATGCACGGCATGCCAAACTGACAGATTacataagataaaaaaaaactgcaggaCGGAACGGAAGGGAGTGGAAAAGTCGATGGCTTCGAAGACGATTCGGAAGTGGCAATTCGCGAGCGGAATTGATACGACATCAGGAGCGAGGATGGTCCGCCGAGGGTGCGCAGGAGAAGGCGTTATACGTGAGTATTTTGGAAGGAGGTTTGTTGTaaagtgttatttttaaaactgaaaTTCCCCTCCAGCCGCGGTCCCAACAAGTACACTCGCAACTGGGAGGACGAGGACGTGTACTCCAAGTCGAACAACGTGAAAAAGCACACACGTCCGCGCAAGTCTCTCCCGCGGCCGGAGGAATTCTCCGAGCTGGGCGGTGGCGTCGGCGGCAtgaacaacagcagcaacaacaaccaaCAGCCTCAACAGCAGTGGCAGCGTTGGCAAGCCGCGCTCTAGCCAAAAAATGCACCGCGCCAGTCGGCAGTCCCGGTGAGCGATCGATGAGCGGACCGGTGGAGGTCGTCCGAGGCCGCCGGCTGACCAGCGTCGGGTTGATCACGATCGTGGTGGCATGGAGAGGGAGTACGATCAACAGGTGCAGCAGCACGATGGTCAGTATCGGGATGGTCGTAACGACGGAAGTCGGTACAGCTCGGACAGGATGGCGAACAATAATAACAAGAACAAGCTGTTGAACCAGAGGAGTAGCAAGGAGAAGGATCGTAGAGTTAGTGACTGCAAGGTGACCACGTCGCTGCAGTTCAAGAACCAGACCAGGAACAAGACCAACCAACGAAGGTGGTTTGCCGATGGTTGGTCCGGGAGGTGTTGCCGGAGGTCAGGTCGTGCACAGCAACAGTGCAGGAGCGCTGTCCGGAAGTGTCCAGAGCAACAAGATGAACAACGCAATTGTTTTACCAGTAGGTGGAGTTCCGGAGCGAATGTTGGACCAGCGACCGGTTCAGCAGCGTTCGAACCAGCTCAGATGATTCCGCAGCAGCCTCCGCCGCATCTTCCCCAACAGCAGGCCCCGATCCAGCAGGCTCAACCGCAGCCGCAGCAGATCCAACAGCAGCAGCTCCATCAACAGCAATCGCCCTACAACGATCACCACGATTCGTACGGGGATTCGAAGAAGCCATGTTCCCGTACAATCCGCCTGCGAACGCCACCATCCAGTCGGTCGAGATTGGAAAACGGACATTCCTAAGTACCCGCCGCCGCAGCCGCAGCCGCAGGCGCAACGCCCCAGCAAAGATTGTCAGCAGCCGCTTCCGGCAGACTTTCCGGCAACCCGCCCCGCCAGATCTTTGCGACGCCGCAGCAACAACAGTTGTACCAGCTTTTAATTATTATTCTGTAAGTGCAATCACAATTTCTAATATAATATAATTTACTGatataattttcaagatctttAAAATTTGGTGCTGCTCCTGACGGCACCCGCAAATGAACGCCTCAACTTACCAGCTTGATAATTCCAATCGTAAACAATCGACGTGTTCGTCAATCGTAAACAATCGTCATTTACTTCAATCTCCAATCACTAAACACACCACTTTtataattaagaaaacttcaaaacattccTGCACTCTTCCTCGGAAGCATCATGAAAAATGAACTGTCATTGGCAACAACAATCtctttgaattgaaatttacgcttttaaaaacatttacattgagcaaattttacatttaatattcaaatacatgcttttcagattttcaaattcatcaTTTGACAGGAATAAAAAATCTATTCGCATGAGATTCATAAGATACGTTCaatctaattttacatgaaggctctttaaatgcaatataactttttacaatgaatttcaaatttacattgagcatgtttacattgaaaacatggtttcagtgttgggtaaatttacatttttttttctgtgtaattttggtacagaaaagtaggctattttgtcgttcaagaatgacaggaaaagtaagtagtttcacgacggaattgcaaaaaggtaaTTTATGTGCAAGATTAGACCTGTCAGTATAAATCTTGGCTCTCTCCCTCAACATCAGATATGTTCTCCTATTCCAATCGATTCCAGTTTTTACCCCAAATCAATGCTACTTTTCTTGTCCCAGAACCAGTATCCTCCCTAACCTACTGCACCTCAAGAGCTGCATCTTCCCCACCCTACGGTACCAAAAACAAAGTGATAATTTCATTTGCCTCTACTTTTTTTACTCCCAAAAACAGAACGCGTGTGTCAACCGAACGACATTACGTTACACTTAAAAGCTGGCAGCTATCCAGTGATTAGCCCGGAGAACATAACGTTCCCGAAGCACTTTCTCAGCGCAGATGAAAGGTGAGTGGTTGTTCTTTGtttattaaaaatgaaataaaattaaaatcaagcagtcgagcagtttttttcCCCCTCCGTGCATATCAACACTAACAAAGTGACGCTTGCACAAGCAGGTGTGCAGGATTTTGGCGCAAAAGGCGACACTTTGAGTCGCATGTGCGTGACTTTTAATTTGCTCGGAATGTCGTTAAAAAAAAGACGGAACGCAAGATTAGAAGGCTTATGATGGGGCCCGTAAAAGAACGGTTGGCTGGCTAGCCGGGCTTTTTTAACGAGGATGGCCTTGACTTTGGGGCTCAGGGATGGATTTGGATTTGAGATGGAATAACAAAATGAAtgcaaatgtaaatttatttcaCAAGAATCGATGTTTTAACCTTTTTAACACTCCTTTgagagtttgatttaaaatttggtaaagaacaaatttcaacaaatgaACCACgctcaaacaatttttttaagttcaaaaactatttttttgctttttgagtgttttgaaaaaaaaaccctcactCACGGCGgtatcaaaatacttaaaaagtaaaattgaaaattaaactgCAGATATGTATTTTTTACAGCGTGCTGTTTATTCATACATTAGACAATTTAATATATTCTAAACTAAAgacaaatgcaaaaaaaaatctaaacagaaCATCAAcattattaattaaaaatcagttctctcagatttcggtcattcatttttttttgcattttttaatccgactgaaacttttttggtgccttcggtatgcccagaaagccattttgcatcattagtttgtccatataattttccatacaaatttggcagctggccatacaaaaatgatatattaaaattcaaaaatctgtatcttttgaaggaattttttgatcgatttggtgccttcggcaaagttgtaggtattgatatggactacactgaaaaaaaatgatgacacggtaaaaattttttttggtgattttatatttaactttttgtcactaaaacttgatttgcaaaaaaaaacactacttttttttcattttttgatatgtttcagaggaatggcatcaaatgccaactttagagaaattttcagattgtgcaaaaaatctttgagcgagttatgattttttgaatcaatactatttttttcaaaaaatcgaaaaattggtcgcaaaaatttttcaacttcattttccgatgtaaaatcaaatttgcaatcgaaaagtactttagtggaattttgataaagtgcaccgttttcaagttaaatccatttttaagtgacttttttgaaaatagtcgcaatttttcatttttttaaattagtgcacatgtttgcccacacttgaaaaaaaatttttttgaaaagttgagaaaattctctatatttcgcatttttgaactttgttgatacgacccttagttgctgagatattgccatgcaaaggtttaaaaacagaaaaattgataatttctaagtcccacccaaacaacacatcattttctaatgtcgatatctcagcaactaatggtccaattttcaatgttaaaatatgaaacattcgtgaaatttttcgatcttttcgaaagaaatattttcaaattttttaaaccaagactaacatttcaaaagggccaaacattcaatattacacccttttaaaatgttattctttgttttaaaaattatgaaaatttcacgaatgtttcatattttaacattgaaaatcagaccattagttgctgagatactgacattagaaaatgatgtgttgtttgtgggtgggacttagaaaacatcaattttcctgtttttaaacctttgcatggcaatatctcagcaactaagggtcgtatcaacaaagttaaaaaatgcaaaatatagagaattttctcagcttttcaaaaatatttttttcaaaggtgggcaaacatgtgcactaattaaaaaaattaaaaattgaaactattttcaaaaaagtcacctaaaaatgaatttaacttgaaaacggtacactttatcaaaattccactaaagtatttttcgattgcaagtttgattttacatcgaaaaatgaagttgaaaaatttttgtgaccaatttttcgattttttgaaaaaatcagtattgatccaaaaattcataactcgctcaaaggttttttgcacaatctggaaatttcagaaaagttggcatttcatgtcctctaaaacatataaaaaaataaaaatagtgtttttttgcaaatcaagttttagtgacaaaaagttaaataaataatcaccaaatttttttttaccgtgtatcatttttttcagtgtagtccatatccatacctaacaacttggccgaagacaccaaattgatcaaaaaattccttcaaaagatacagatttttgaattttcatacatcatttttgtatggccagctgccaaatttgtatggaaaattatatggacaaactaatgatgcaaaatggcttctttgggcataccgaaggcaccaaaaacgtttcagttggattaaaaaatacaaaaaaaaatttaagaaaaaagaccaacttcgtagagaattgctcaaaagccTACCGACCTGACCTTACATTTAAGCCGGACCTAAATTTTACTTTCCCATTTGACGGAATTCGTGATCGACCCACTCTCGTAAGAGGGTAAGTGATTAACTCATCACtacagatttcaaaaataacataGGATAAAACTATGggagtgttatttttttattaaaataacggtaccgtaaaccggggtgactttgataggatttctgttggtttttggaatattttccaatagGTAAGGTTTaactcaagattattatttttaaaacatgtactggggtaggccacacaaagtccatgcactatattggaaaaaaagttgtttcaatagtgtttataaaaatagttaccTTAAAaactcttagtttaaattccggggtgactgtGATAGTCATAAGTTTTCttgtttaaatcatatttaagatgttgatgttcaaactttgtttgtacgttaaatgtaccatcattCAAGTAGCTGATATAcctagttttaaagaaaaaaaactaacttaatccacctatgtggttgatgccttcctcactttttaccaacaatggctaatatgagtggtttggacacatacttcagctgttttttttttttttagatccagaaaaataagaacACAGCTGTAACTTCAGTGGTAATAACTCAATACAGGGTTcccagttcttcaatgttttggactcgttggaatgttcttttgattacataaccaacgatgggttggatggtggatccggacatcgtttacatacagttaattgagatccagcttcaaaaattacataaatatcacttaagtggtcataactcgag
Encoded here:
- the LOC119765554 gene encoding uncharacterized protein LOC119765554; this translates as MNVAILSITMVLGMIDILTRCCCVPDSARERKAGGLPGKCRIDIDGYLIEIVICLMNGNRTNSVASRTWRRSLNSAIKASLVLLVHDKNVYNCATKIRPATDRPRQCCLRENC
- the LOC6053951 gene encoding ATP-dependent RNA helicase ddx46 is translated as MEREYDQQVQQHDGQYRDGRNDGSRYSSDRMANNNNKNKLLNQRSSKEKDRRVSDCKVTTSLQFKNQTRNKTNQRRWFADGWSGRCCRRSGRAQQQCRSAVRKCPEQQDEQRNCFTSRWSSGANVGPATGSAAFEPAQMIPQQPPPHLPQQQAPIQQAQPQPQQIQQQQLHQQQSPYNDHHDSYGDSKKPCSRTIRLRTPPSSRSRLENGHS